The sequence below is a genomic window from Myxosarcina sp. GI1.
CCAAGAAAAAGCCGAGCAGGTAATTGCCGAACACCAAGCACAAATGGATGAAGTTGTAGCTAAATACGGTCCACGCCTCGAAGGCAAAAAAGTAATGATGATGGTTGGTGGACTGCGTCCCCGTCACGTAATTCCAGCTTTTGAAGACTTAGGCATGAACGTGATCGGTACTGGCTACGAGTTTGGTCATGGCGACGACTACAAACGCACCGCAGATTACGTTAAAGACGGCACGGTTATCTACGATGATGTCAGCGGTCATGAATTTGAAGAATTTGCCAAAAAACTAAATCCCGACTTGATTGCAGCAGGAATTAAGGAAAAATATGTCTTCCAGAAAATGGCATTACCTTTCCGTCAAATGCACTCTTGGGATTATTCAGGTCCCTATCACGGTTATGAAGGATTTGCTGTATTTGCCCGCGATATGGATTTAGCAATCAACAACCCCACTTGGGATTTAATTAACAATCCTTGGGATAAATAAAAGGCAGGGGGACGGGGCGTACAAGCTTTTGAGGAAATCTCAAAAGACAGCCCCTCCAGAGGGCAGAAGGAAATTTAAGCTGCTGCTCCACTCTACCTACTTCAAATCGATATTAATCGCTCGTTAGCAGTCTATGAAGCGAAACGAACAACGAGCGACGATGACAAATGACAGATAAAAGGATAAGTAATAGTCATGACTGAGAATACTGAAAACAACGTTAATGCTCCTGTAGCTTCAGAACCAGCTTCCGAGCCAGGTGTAATCCAAGACCACTTCGATTTATTTCAAACCGATACTTATCAAGATTTATTTGAATACAAACGCCAGTTTGAAGGCGCACATAGCCCTGAAGAAGTATCCCGCATCGCTGAATGGACGAAAAGTTGGGATTATCGCGAGAAAAACTTTTCCCGTGAAGCTCTAACCGTCAACCCTGCTAAAGCTTGCCAACCTCTAGGTTCTTTGTTTGTGGCGGCTGGTTTTGAAGGTACTTTACCCTACTCTCACGGTTCCCAAGGCTGCGTTGCTTATTTCCGCACCCACCTAACTCGTAACTTTAAAGAACCCTTCCAAGCTGTCTCTTCCTCGATGACTGAGGATGCAGCAGTATTCGGCGGACTCAAAAACATGGTAGATGGGCTGGCAAACTCCTATCAACTGTACAAGCCCAAAATGATTGCCCTTTGCACCACCTGTATGGCAGAGGTAATCGGTGATGATTTGGGTTCATTTATTCAAACCTCGAAAAACGAGGGTTCGATTCCTCAAGACTTTCCCGTACCCTACGCCCACACTCCTAGCTTTGTCGGCTCTCACATTACTGGTTACGACAATATGCTCAAGGGTATTTTAGAATGCTTGACTGAAGGCAAGAAAACCGAAACTACCAACGGTAAGTATAACTTTAACTTAGGGTTCGATCCCTATATTGGCAATATTCGCGAACTAAAACGGATTCTCAAGTTATTTGGTATCGACTACACCGTGCTTTCTGACAATGCCGATGCTTTTGATTCTCCCAATACTGGGGAATTCAAAATGTACAACGGTCTGACCACTCTCGAAGAAGCTGGTGACTCGATCAATTCTGAAGGTACATTTTTCTTCCAAAAATACACTACTCCCAAAACTCAAGACTACATCGAAAAAGAATGGGGACAGTCTACCTATAATGTCCGTCCCTTCGGTATTCGCGGTACTGACGAGTTTCTAACTAAATTATCCGAACTAACTGGCAAACCCGTACCCCAAGAATTGATAGAGGAAAGAGGACGTGCAGTCGATGCGATCAACGATTCTCAAGCTTGGATTCACGGCAAACGCATCGCTCTCTACGGCGATCCCGATCATGTATTTGGTTTGGTTAACTTTTTACTAGAATTAGGCGCAGAACCAGTTCATATCGTCGTTACCAACAGCAATCCAGAATTTGAGGAAGAACTACAAGCCGTTCTCGATGCCAGTCCCTACGGTAAAGGTGCTACTATCTGGGGCAAAAAAGACCTCTGGCACTTACGTAGTCTTATCTTCACCGAACCCGTAGATCTCTTGATTGGCAACTCTTACGGTAAGTACCTCTGGCGCGACACCCATACTCCTCTAGTCCGCATTGGCTATCCGATCTTCGATCGCCACCACATGCACCGTTATGAAACTATGGGTTACAGAGGCACGCTCAACCTCCATAACTGGATCGTTAACACCATCCTCGACGAACTCGATCGCCAGACGATTATTCCCGCTAAAACTGATATTTCTTTCGATCTGATTCGTTAATAATAGTTTGGAGGTAGGAGGCAGAAGGCAGAGGGCAGAAGGAAATTTTTCCTGCGATCGCCAAACTAAGTAAAATATATTACTTATTCCCTACTGCCTTTTACTTTCTATCAACATAAGGAAATTGATTATGAAACTAGGCGAAGTAGAACTCGATCGCGAACCAGATTTTCCACTCGAAGCCAAAGTTAGAGTCCGTAAAAAGATTCGTAACGACGGTACTTTTCCAGGCAGACAAGTAGGCGAAACCTTAGCTAATAAAGGAGATGAAGGTTACATAATTTCTATCGGTACCTATCTCCAAACCGCCTATATATATTCGGTTCATTTTTTAGAAACTAATAACGTCGTGGGTTGCCTGGGGAAAGAATTAGAACTGGTTTCAAAACCTTGAGGCAATTATGATTACTCGAACTCGAAACCAATTTTACTCAGCAAACCCTTTTAAAAAATTCCCTCTCGATCCTTTTTATCCCCTCCGTCGCTGGGTAAACAGCATCGAAGTTACTAACGACAAATTCGCGCATTTTCTTTGTAATTTAATTCCCTGTACCTGTCCCTTTGAGCGCGATGTAAAGCTCTTTAGCAAAACCTTTCACATTCCCGCTCTGTGCAAACTCAATCCTCTCTATAACGAAGTTGTCAGTCTGCGCCTCCGCGCCCTTACTTATTTAGAAGGTGACTGTGGCGAAGATATTACCAAATATATCTGTTAATTGTTAGGCGATCGCCCACTAATCGTAAGGTGGGCAAAGATAACTTACTGAAAATCTGCGATCGGTAGCTAGAGAAATTTGCCCACCCTACCTATCACTAACCAAGAAGGAACTATGAAACTCACCAAAGGCAAAATCGCCGACCTTTTGAACGAACCAGGTTGCGAACACAATCATAAAAAAGAACCAGGTAAAAACAAAGCCTGCAAACAGCAAGCCCAACCAGGAGCGGCTCAGGGAGGTTGTGCCTTTGATGGAGCTTCGATCGCTCTCGTTCCCATTACCGATGCGGCTCATCTGGTTCACGGACCGATCGCCTGTGCGGGTAATTCTTGGGGCAGTCGCGGTAGTTTATCTTCGGGTGCCACTACCTATAAAATGGGTTTTACGACAGATATCAGCGAAAATGACATTATTTTTGGCGGCGAGAAAAAGCTGTATAAGGCGATCGCTCAAGTGATTAAACGCTATCAGCCTCCTGCGGTCTTTGTTTACTCTACCTGCGTAACTGCTCTAATTGGCGACGATCTAGATGCAGTGTGCGAAGTAGCGACCAATAAGTTTAATACTCCCATCATTCCCGTTAATTCTCCTGGTTTTGTCGGCAGTAAAAACTTAGGGAATAGATTGGCTGGAGAATCTTTATTAGATTACGTGGTCGGTACTGCCGAACCCGAATACACTACTCCTTACGACATCAATCTAATCGGGGAATACAACATTGCTGGGGAACTTTGGGGCGTATTGCCGCTTTTTGAAAAAGTAGGCATTCGCGTACTCTCCAAAATAACTGGAGATGCAACCTTTGAAGAGATTCGCTACGCCCATCGTGCCAAGCTCAACGTCATGATTTGCTCCAAAGCCCTGATTAATATGGGGCGTAAAATGGAGGAACGTTATGGTATTCCCTATATTGAAGAATCTTTCTACGGCATTGCCGATATGAACCGTTGCTTGCGAAATATTGCCGCCAAAATTGGGGATGATGCCCTAAAACAACGGGTAGAAGTAGTAATTGCCGAAGAAACTGCCAAACTGGATGTCGCCCTCGCGCCCTATCGTACCAGACTTGAAGGTAAGCGGATGGTGTTATATACCGGGGGAGTTAAAAGCTGGTCGGTAATTTCCGCCGCACAAGATTTAGGAATGCACGTAGCCGCCACTAGTACTAAGAAGAGTACTGAAGAAGATAAAGCCAAAATCAGACAATTATTGGGTAAAGACGGCATCGAACTGGCTAAAGGTAACGCTAAAGAGCTATTAAAAGTAATTGCCAAAACTAAAGCCGATATGCTTGTAGCGGGGGGACGCAACCAATACACCGCTCTCAAAGCCCGTATTCCCTTCCTCGATATCAACCAAGAACGTCATACTCCCTATGCGGGATACGTCGGACTGATTGAAATGGCAAAAGAATTCGATCGCGCCCTCCACAGTCCTATCTGGCAACAGGTCAGACAGCCAGCACCTTGGTCATCGAACAATGAACATTCTGCACTGATAAATGATAAATGTTAAATGGTAAATAAAATGACTACCATCACCCGCAACAAAAAATCCGTCGCTGTCAATCCTCTCAAACAGAGTCCACCTTTAGGTGCAGCCTTGGCTTTCTTGGGATTGAAAGGAATCGTACCTTTGTTTCACGGTTCTCAAGGCTGTACGGCGTTTGCCAAGGTATTGTTGGTACGGCATTTCCGCGAGGCGATCCCTCTAGCAACTACAGCAATGACCGAGGTTTCGACGATTTTGGGTGGTGAGGAAAATATCGAACAGGCAATATTAACCCTAGTAGAAAAAGCCCAACCCGATCTACTAGGTTTGCTAACGACAGGATTAACCGAAACGCGGGGGGATG
It includes:
- the nifE gene encoding nitrogenase iron-molybdenum cofactor biosynthesis protein NifE, which encodes MKLTKGKIADLLNEPGCEHNHKKEPGKNKACKQQAQPGAAQGGCAFDGASIALVPITDAAHLVHGPIACAGNSWGSRGSLSSGATTYKMGFTTDISENDIIFGGEKKLYKAIAQVIKRYQPPAVFVYSTCVTALIGDDLDAVCEVATNKFNTPIIPVNSPGFVGSKNLGNRLAGESLLDYVVGTAEPEYTTPYDINLIGEYNIAGELWGVLPLFEKVGIRVLSKITGDATFEEIRYAHRAKLNVMICSKALINMGRKMEERYGIPYIEESFYGIADMNRCLRNIAAKIGDDALKQRVEVVIAEETAKLDVALAPYRTRLEGKRMVLYTGGVKSWSVISAAQDLGMHVAATSTKKSTEEDKAKIRQLLGKDGIELAKGNAKELLKVIAKTKADMLVAGGRNQYTALKARIPFLDINQERHTPYAGYVGLIEMAKEFDRALHSPIWQQVRQPAPWSSNNEHSALINDKC
- a CDS encoding nitrogenase component 1, whose translation is MTTITRNKKSVAVNPLKQSPPLGAALAFLGLKGIVPLFHGSQGCTAFAKVLLVRHFREAIPLATTAMTEVSTILGGEENIEQAILTLVEKAQPDLLGLLTTGLTETRGDDMDGILKTIRQRHPELNYLPIIFVSTPDYKGALQDGFAAAVQSIVAEDYGTPVGEIRELPLRQVTI
- a CDS encoding nitrogen fixation protein NifZ gives rise to the protein MKLGEVELDREPDFPLEAKVRVRKKIRNDGTFPGRQVGETLANKGDEGYIISIGTYLQTAYIYSVHFLETNNVVGCLGKELELVSKP
- the nifK gene encoding nitrogenase molybdenum-iron protein subunit beta; its protein translation is MTENTENNVNAPVASEPASEPGVIQDHFDLFQTDTYQDLFEYKRQFEGAHSPEEVSRIAEWTKSWDYREKNFSREALTVNPAKACQPLGSLFVAAGFEGTLPYSHGSQGCVAYFRTHLTRNFKEPFQAVSSSMTEDAAVFGGLKNMVDGLANSYQLYKPKMIALCTTCMAEVIGDDLGSFIQTSKNEGSIPQDFPVPYAHTPSFVGSHITGYDNMLKGILECLTEGKKTETTNGKYNFNLGFDPYIGNIRELKRILKLFGIDYTVLSDNADAFDSPNTGEFKMYNGLTTLEEAGDSINSEGTFFFQKYTTPKTQDYIEKEWGQSTYNVRPFGIRGTDEFLTKLSELTGKPVPQELIEERGRAVDAINDSQAWIHGKRIALYGDPDHVFGLVNFLLELGAEPVHIVVTNSNPEFEEELQAVLDASPYGKGATIWGKKDLWHLRSLIFTEPVDLLIGNSYGKYLWRDTHTPLVRIGYPIFDRHHMHRYETMGYRGTLNLHNWIVNTILDELDRQTIIPAKTDISFDLIR
- a CDS encoding Mo-dependent nitrogenase C-terminal domain-containing protein; protein product: MITRTRNQFYSANPFKKFPLDPFYPLRRWVNSIEVTNDKFAHFLCNLIPCTCPFERDVKLFSKTFHIPALCKLNPLYNEVVSLRLRALTYLEGDCGEDITKYIC